One genomic segment of Chitinophaga parva includes these proteins:
- a CDS encoding HesA/MoeB/ThiF family protein translates to MKLATNEVLRYLKQMQLPFVGSEGQQRLKSARVAVIGAGGLGCPVLQYLCAAGIGHLAVFDHDVVDASNLHRQILYTTADVEKKKVTAAQAILQAQNPYCEITAHAVMITGDNVALLQGYDLVIDGCDNFTTRYVVNDACVQFGLPLVYGSILGDQGQVAVFNLEGSRHLRHIFPEPPQPGDVPDCSENGVLGPVPGIIGTILANTAINLLLRRPVLTNQFLLIDTLTMERTVLQF, encoded by the coding sequence ATGAAACTGGCAACAAACGAAGTACTCCGTTATCTTAAACAAATGCAACTGCCTTTTGTAGGCAGCGAAGGGCAGCAAAGGCTGAAATCAGCCAGGGTGGCTGTGATTGGCGCAGGGGGATTGGGCTGCCCGGTACTGCAATACTTATGCGCGGCAGGCATTGGGCACCTCGCGGTATTTGATCACGATGTGGTAGACGCATCTAACCTGCACCGGCAAATACTTTACACGACTGCTGATGTTGAGAAGAAGAAAGTAACCGCGGCACAGGCAATCTTGCAGGCACAAAACCCGTATTGTGAAATAACTGCACATGCCGTAATGATAACAGGAGATAACGTAGCCCTGCTGCAAGGATACGACCTGGTGATAGATGGATGTGACAACTTTACCACGCGCTACGTTGTAAATGATGCCTGCGTGCAGTTTGGGCTACCACTGGTGTACGGGAGCATCCTTGGTGACCAGGGCCAGGTAGCGGTATTCAACCTGGAAGGGAGCCGGCACCTGCGGCATATATTCCCGGAGCCGCCACAGCCGGGCGATGTACCGGATTGCAGTGAGAACGGCGTACTGGGGCCGGTGCCTGGCATCATTGGCACTATCCTGGCCAATACCGCCATCAACCTACTGCTGCGTCGCCCTGTGCTTACAAACCAGTTCCTGCTCATCGATACGCTCACCATGGAACGCACGGTGCTGCAGTTTTAG
- a CDS encoding HAD-IIB family hydrolase — translation MKQLFVFDLDGTLAPSKATIDEEMAGLLALLLQKGHVAIISGGAWTQFEKQVLAHLPPTAIRQRLSILPTNGTRFYAYDGAWKQLYADDFTPAEKQQITDALNKAIDQFGVRPAQSWGELIEDRGSQITYSGLGQQAPLEEKEKWDPDFSKRQQMKVVLDAALPDFSVHLGGATSIDVTKHGIDKAYGIRKLEEILHIPITDMLFMGDAIFPGGNDYPAKEAGAQSILVRDVTETKRVLDGITACLPDLG, via the coding sequence ATGAAACAATTATTCGTATTTGATCTCGATGGTACTTTGGCTCCCAGCAAAGCCACCATTGACGAAGAAATGGCCGGGCTCCTGGCCCTGCTTCTGCAAAAAGGCCACGTGGCCATTATTTCCGGCGGCGCGTGGACGCAGTTTGAAAAACAAGTGCTCGCCCACCTACCCCCTACGGCTATACGCCAGCGGCTTTCCATCCTGCCCACAAACGGCACCCGCTTTTACGCGTATGATGGCGCATGGAAACAGTTGTATGCAGATGACTTTACGCCTGCGGAAAAACAGCAGATCACGGATGCATTGAACAAGGCAATTGACCAATTTGGCGTGCGCCCGGCCCAAAGCTGGGGCGAGCTGATAGAAGACCGGGGCAGCCAGATCACCTATTCCGGCCTGGGTCAGCAGGCGCCTTTGGAGGAAAAGGAAAAGTGGGACCCTGATTTTTCAAAACGCCAGCAGATGAAGGTGGTGCTGGACGCGGCATTGCCCGATTTTTCCGTACACCTGGGCGGCGCTACGTCCATTGACGTTACAAAACATGGCATTGATAAGGCCTATGGCATCCGCAAGCTGGAAGAGATCCTCCACATACCTATTACGGATATGCTTTTTATGGGCGATGCTATTTTCCCCGGCGGTAACGACTACCCGGCCAAGGAAGCCGGTGCGCAATCCATCCTGGTGCGCGATGTTACAGAAACCAAACGCGTATTGGACGGCATCACTGCCTGCCTGCCAGACCTGGGCTAA
- a CDS encoding glycosyl hydrolase family 18 protein, with product MKIVSYLRFLLAMAFLFGMSACSKQVINKTGGEAGTTPRAISAADFRVVGYMPSWAGDVNAVQYSKLTHINYAFILPNASGTLQALDNPSKLQSLVTLGHQHNVKVLISVGGWNNGDDSGFEGLAGTSAKRTTFVNAVINLVNQYNLDGVDIDWEYPDNGTSSSNYTALMSQLSTEMHNRGKLLTAAVVSDGGSSIAAAVFGYVDFLNLMAYDGDGPNHSPYSLAVTSINYWEGRGLATNKAILGLPFYGRSSSEYVDYKDILSRGGSPNSDSYNGIGYNGIPTIKSKTELAFSSAGGVMIWDLNADASGANSLLSAVHDVVVAHANGGSTNPGTAPIGQTITLKGFNGMYVSSKNGTAPMICNVSTLGSWENFTVVDAGGGKIALRGSNGLYVSSENGLADINCNRTTIQDWEKFDWVGNAAGQVAFRGNNGKFISSENGTKNMTCNRDVASGWEYFGVNQ from the coding sequence ATGAAAATTGTAAGTTATCTCCGTTTCCTGCTCGCGATGGCATTCTTATTCGGCATGAGTGCCTGTTCCAAACAAGTGATCAACAAGACCGGCGGTGAGGCCGGCACCACTCCAAGAGCCATATCTGCCGCGGATTTTCGCGTGGTGGGCTACATGCCCTCCTGGGCAGGCGATGTGAATGCGGTGCAGTATTCAAAACTGACGCACATCAATTATGCATTCATCCTGCCCAACGCATCCGGCACGCTGCAGGCGCTGGACAACCCGTCCAAACTGCAATCCCTCGTTACCCTTGGGCACCAGCACAACGTAAAGGTGCTCATTTCCGTAGGTGGATGGAACAATGGGGACGACAGCGGCTTTGAAGGCCTGGCCGGGACGTCTGCCAAACGCACCACGTTTGTGAATGCAGTCATCAACCTCGTAAACCAGTACAACCTGGACGGGGTGGACATTGACTGGGAATACCCGGACAATGGAACATCTTCCAGCAATTACACTGCGCTGATGTCGCAGCTGAGCACCGAGATGCACAACCGCGGCAAGCTGCTCACCGCGGCTGTAGTATCTGACGGTGGCTCCAGCATTGCGGCGGCCGTATTTGGTTATGTAGATTTCCTGAACCTGATGGCTTACGATGGAGATGGTCCCAATCACTCTCCCTACTCGCTGGCTGTTACTTCCATCAATTACTGGGAAGGCCGCGGACTGGCCACCAACAAGGCTATCCTGGGCCTGCCCTTCTATGGCCGTTCTTCCTCGGAGTACGTGGATTACAAAGACATCCTCTCCCGCGGTGGCAGTCCTAATTCCGACAGCTACAATGGTATTGGTTACAACGGCATTCCGACCATCAAGAGTAAAACGGAACTGGCATTCTCATCTGCCGGAGGCGTGATGATCTGGGACCTGAATGCAGATGCTTCCGGCGCCAACTCACTGCTGAGCGCCGTGCACGATGTAGTGGTAGCGCATGCCAATGGCGGTAGCACCAACCCGGGTACAGCGCCCATTGGCCAGACCATTACGCTGAAAGGCTTTAATGGCATGTATGTAAGCAGCAAGAATGGCACCGCACCTATGATCTGCAATGTGAGCACCCTCGGTAGTTGGGAAAACTTTACCGTGGTGGATGCAGGCGGTGGCAAGATTGCCCTGCGTGGCAGCAATGGCCTGTATGTATCCAGTGAAAACGGGCTGGCAGATATCAATTGTAACCGCACCACCATCCAGGATTGGGAGAAGTTTGACTGGGTAGGCAATGCCGCCGGCCAGGTAGCTTTCCGGGGTAATAACGGCAAGTTCATTTCTTCTGAGAATGGCACCAAGAATATGACCTGCAACCGGGACGTAGCCTCCGGCTGGGAATATTTTGGCGTGAATCAATAG